One region of Quercus lobata isolate SW786 chromosome 2, ValleyOak3.0 Primary Assembly, whole genome shotgun sequence genomic DNA includes:
- the LOC115977614 gene encoding G-type lectin S-receptor-like serine/threonine-protein kinase At2g19130 encodes MFKYRDLRRATKNFSQKLGEGGFGSVFKGALPNSRAIAVKKIRSLEQGDKQFHAEISTIGAIQHVNLLRLRGFCVEVSKRFLVYDFMPKGSPESHLFQKVSRILDWKTRYHIAIGIAKGLAYLHENCRDCIIHFDIKPENILLDEEYNTKVADFGLAKIIGRDFSRVLTTMRGTRAYLAPKWISGEAVTPKVDVFSYGKLLFEILSGRRNINMLDDEICNYFPARVAIAINKGEDLLTLVDDKLEGIANMVELTRACKVACCCIQDNPRDRPTMGQVIKILEGVMQVDMPQVPLYFQRLLENPTDAIVDHATQTSSSSY; translated from the coding sequence atgtTTAAGTATCGAGATTTGAGAAGAGCAACAAAGAACTTCTCCCAAAAACTTGGGGAGGGCGGTTTTGGTTCTGTTTTTAAAGGGGCATTGCCAAATTCAAGAGCTATTGCAGTGAAGAAAATAAGAAGTCTAGAGCAAGGTGATAAACAATTTCATGCAGAAATTAGTACTATTGGAGCAATCCAGCATGTCAACCTTCTTCGCCTACGTGGTTTTTGTGTAGAAGTTTCAAAAAGATTTCTTGTCTATGATTTCATGCCGAAAGGTTCTCCAGAATCTCATTTGTTCCAAAAGGTTTCCAGGATATTGGATTGGAAGACAAGATATCATATTGCCATTGGGATTGCTAAAGGGTTGGCCTACCTTCATGAGAATTGTAGAGATTGTATCATACATTTTGACATCAAACCTGAGAACATATTGTTGGATGAAGAATATAATACAAAAGTGGCTGATTTTGGGCTTGCAAAGATAATTGGTCGTGACTTCAGTCGAGTTTTGACAACCATGAGGGGAACTAGGGCCTATCTAGCACCAAAATGGATTTCAGGTGAAGCTGTTACTCCAAAAGTTGATGTTTTCAGTTATGGGAAGCTTCTTTTTGAGATACTATCCGGTAGGAGAAATATAAACATGCTAGATGATGAGATATGTAACTACTTTCCAGCTCGTGTTGCAATTGCAATAAACAAAGGAGAAGACCTTCTGACACTAGTAGATGACAAATTAGAGGGCATTGCCAACATGGTAGAGCTAACTAGAGCTTGTAAAGTTGCTTGTTGCTGCATTCAAGACAATCCAAGGGATAGACCAACTATGGGCCAGGTAATTAAAATTCTTGAAGGAGTTATGCAAGTGGACATGCCTCAGGTACCTCTTTATTTCCAACGCCTGTTAGAAAATCCAACGGATGCCATTGTTGACCATGCGACTCAGACTTCTTCGAGTTCATATTAA
- the LOC115977616 gene encoding G-type lectin S-receptor-like serine/threonine-protein kinase At2g19130: MGLSRSQKQEIYTPTKKSWSHFAVLLLIMSIKAHQATASDSMYPGQSLAWNQTLISRSGIFEMGFLKPGKSRFFLLGIWYKIISEFTVVWEANHVFSNPTLQLSEGGDLLVTEKGGEDFFLHSGLVYSNYTIGRGVLLDNGNFILKSKFYNTVLLQTFEPEFTTGTWLPGAKVPAVNTITNESDDSFHYRIPFLAKGQFSAELEVEKDGMGYLILYYTILPDGHLYKYGRYLSTKELTNQYVNVSYVSNNYERYFIYSVVPPYKFTRFVLNVIGELNLYV, from the coding sequence ATGGGGCTAAGCAGAAGCCAAAAGCAGGAAATCTACACTCCAACCAAGAAGTCATGGTCTCATTTTGCTGTACTCCTCCTCATCATGTCAATTAAAGCCCATCAAGCCACTGCATCTGATAGCATGTACCCAGGTCAGTCTCTGGCATGGAACCAGACCCTTATTTCCAGAAGTGGAATTTTTGAAATGGGTTTCCTCAAACCTGGTAAGTCTCGCTTCTTTCTTCTAGGCATATGGTATAAAATTATATCAGAGTTTACGGTGGTTTGGGAAGCTAATCATGTATTCTCGAACCCAACACTACAACTTTCTGAGGGTGGTGACTTGTTGGTAACAGAAAAAGGAGGTGaagatttttttcttcatagtgGCTTGGTTTATTCTAATTATACCATTGGGAGAGGGGTGCTACTTGACaatggaaattttattttaaaaagtaaattttataATACTGTATTGTTGCAGACTTTTGAGCCTGAGTTTACAACCGGTACATGGCTGCCAGGGGCCAAGGTGCCTGCTGTCAATACAATTACCAATGAAAGTGATGATAGTTTTCATTATCGTATTCCGTTTCTAGCTAAAGGGCAGTTCTCTGCTGAATTAGAAGTAGAAAAAGATGGAATGGGTTACTTGATATTATATTATACTATTCTTCCTGATGGCCATCTGTATAAGTATGGCAGGTATCTGTCTACAAAAGAATTGACCAACCAATACGTAAACGTGTCCTATGTTTCCAATAATTATGAaagatattttatatattctgtCGTTCCTCCTTATAAATTCACAAGATTTGTTTTGAATGTCATCGGAGAGCTCAATCTCTATGTATAG
- the LOC115965001 gene encoding G-type lectin S-receptor-like serine/threonine-protein kinase At2g19130, whose protein sequence is MLKKAAWIVGILDVLILLISIGLAIIRSRHSTVVLEEVHISLILFKYRDLQRATRKFSQKLGEGGFGSVFKGTLPNSTTIAVKKIRSLDQGEKQFRAEVSTLGAIQHVNLLRLRGFCVEASKRFLVYDYMPKGSLESHLFQNTPKILDWKTRYQIAIGIAKGLAYLHDNCIDCIMHFDIKPENILLDAEYNPKVADFGLAKIIGRDFSRVLTTIRGTRGYLAPEWISGEAVTPKVDVFSYGKLLFEIVSGRRNMDMLDGDDEEIRNYFPARVAIAINKGGDLLTLLDHKLEGNAIMEELTRACKVACWCIQDDPRDRPTMGQAVQILEGVMQVDVPQIPLYFQRLSENPMVAIVSQEIETSSSSY, encoded by the coding sequence ATGTTGAAAAAAGCAGCTTGGATTGTTGGAATTCTCGATGtactcattcttctcatttCCATTGGATTGGCAATTATTCGGAGCAGACATTCCACTGTTGTACTGGAAGAAGTacatatttctttgattttgttcaaGTATCGAGATTTACAAAGAGCAACAAGAAAGTTCTCCCAAAAACTTGGGGAGGGTGGTTTTGGTTCTGTTTTCAAAGGGACATTACCAAATTCAACAACTATCGCAGTGAAGAAAATAAGAAGTCTAGATCAAGGTGAGAAGCAATTCCGTGCAGAAGTTAGCACACTTGGAGCAATCCAGCATGTTAATCTTCTTCGCCTTCGTGGTTTTTGTGTAGAAGCTTCAAAAAGATTTCTTGTCTATGATTACATGCCAAAAGGTTCTCTAGAATCCCATTTGTTCCAGAACACTCCAAAGATTTTGGATTGGAAGACAAGATATCAAATTGCGATTGGGATTGCCAAAGGGTTGGCTTACCTTCATGATAACTGCATAGACTGTATCATGCATTTTGACATTAAACCTGAGAACATATTGTTGGATGCTGAATATAATCCAAAAGTGGCTGATTTTGGTCTTGCAAAAATAATTGGACGGGACTTCAGTCGTGTGTTGACCACCATAAGGGGAACTAGGGGCTATCTAGCACCAGAATGGATTTCAGGTGAAGCTGTTACTCCAAAAGTTGATGTTTTCAGTTATGGGAAGCTTCTTTTTGAGATAGTATCTGGTAGGAGAAATATGGACATGCTAGATGGTGATGATGAAGAGATACGTAACTACTTTCCAGCTCGTGTTGCAATTGCGATAAACAAAGGGGGAGACCTTCTGACACTACTAGATCACAAATTAGAGGGAAATGCCATCATGGAAGAGCTAACTAGAGCCTGTAAAGTTGCTTGTTGGTGCATTCAAGATGATCCAAGGGATAGACCAACTATGGGCCAAGCAGTTCAAATTCTTGAAGGAGTGATGCAAGTGGACGTGCCTCAAATTCCTCTATATTTCCAACGCCTTTCAGAAAATCCAATGGTAGCGATTGTTTCTCAAGAGATTGAGACTTCTTCAAGTTCATATTGA